The genomic region CCGAGAAGCCGAGCCGCGGGCACAGCCGCCGCGCCACCTTGGCGCCGGCGATCGAATGGTCTTCCGGCCGGCCCTTGGCGATGTCGTGCAGCAGGGTCGCGATATAGATCACCGGGCGGTGCTCGGGGCGGATCTTGCGGAACAGGTCGCTGGCGACCGTGAACTCCTCGTTGCCGCCGCGCTCGATGTCCTGCAGGTAGCCGATGCAGCGGAGCAGATGCTCGTCCACCGTGTAGTGGTGGTACATGTTGAACTGCATCATCGACACGATCTTGCCGAAGGCGCGGATGAAGTGGCCGAGCACGCCGGTCTCGTTCATCCGCCGCAGCACGATCTCCGCGTTGTCGGAGGTCAGGATCTCCATGAACAGGCGGTTGGCTTCGTCGTTCTCGCGCAGCTGGGTGTTGATCAGCTTGAGCGAGCGCGTCACCGTGCGCATCGCATCGGGGTGGAAGGCGAGGTTGTTCTGCTGCGCGAGGCGGAAGATCCGGATCAGATTGACCGGATCGTGCTTGAACACGTCGGGCGCGGCGAGGTTGATGCGGTTGTTGTCGACGATGAAGTCGTCGCTGCCGTTGACCCGCCGCCGCTTGGTGCCGGGCCGCAGCCGCGCCACCATCCGGCTCAGCACCGGCGCCGGCTTGTTGTGCTCTTCCTCGAGCTTGGCGCACAGGATCGCGGTGAGGTCGCCGACGTCCTTGGCGATCAGGAAGTAGTGCTTCATGAAGCGCTCGACGTCCTGCATGCCGGGATGCGAGGTGTAGCCGAGGCGGACCGCGATCTCGCGCTGCATGTCGAACGACAGCCGTTCCTCGGCGCGTCCGGCGAAGAAGTGCAGATTGCAGCGCACCGACCACAGGAAGTCGGCGCAACGGCGGAAGGTGCGGTATTCCTGTGCGTCGAACACGCCGCGTTCCAGCAGCTCATCGGTCTCGCGCACGCGGTAGACGTATTTGGCGATCCAGAACAGCGTATGCAGGTCGCGCAGGCCGCCCTTGCCGTCCTTGACGTTGGGCTCGACCAGATAGCGCGACTGGCCGGCGCGGCGATGCCGCTCCTCGCGCTCGGCAAGCTTGGCGGTGACGAATTCCGACGCGGTGCCCTGCACCACTTCCTTGTCGAAGCGCTCGACCAGCTCGTCATAGAGCGGCTGGTCGCCGGTCAGGAAGCGCGTCTCCAGGATCGCGGTGCGGATCGTCATGTCGCCGCGCGCCTGACGGATCGATTCATCGACCGAGCGCGTGGCGTGGCCGACCTTCAGCCCCATGTCCCAGAGGCAATAGAGAATGGCTTCGGCAACCTGTTCGCCCCAGGCGGTCTGCTTGTAGGGCAGGATGAACAGCAGGTCGATGTCGGATTCCGGCGCCATCAGCCCGCGGCCATAGCCGCCGGTCGCCACCACGGCCATGCGTTCGGCGCCCGAGGGGATCGGCGAATGATAGAGATGCCGGGTCGCCGCCGCGTAGAGGATGCGGATGATCTCGTCCTGCACGAAGCAGAGCCGTTCGGCGCAGCGGCGGCCGTGACGGTCCTTCAGCAGCAGCGCCTGCGCCGTGGCGCGCGCCGCGATCAGCTCGGCCTTGAGCAGCTGCGCCATCGCGGCGCGGAACTGGTCCTCGCGGCCGGCGTGCTGTTCGGCAAGTGCATTGACCGCCGCGGTGATCCGCACGGTCTCGAAACGATCATCCGCTTCAGGGCGGGCCTCGGCTACGACGCTGTCCATAGGTTCATCCGATATCGGACAGAGCTGTTGCTGTCACTGACCAAAGTATAAGGACAGCGGCTCCATGCTCTCTCCACGACGCCTTGAGCAAGATCGTTCTCGCGCCATCTCGTAAAGGGTAGAGATTTTCTCGTTGACCGCAAGGCTAACTCATTGAAATAAAAGATCGTTTCATAATCTGATCGAGGGGGTCGACGAATGCAGAAATTTTCCCGGCGCACGTTCGCAGCGCTGCTCGCGGTCTCGACCTTACTGCCCGGCGCGGCGCGCGCCGCCGACGCGCTGAAGGAGATCCGGATCGACTGGGCGACCTACAATCCGGTGTCGATGGTCCTGAAGCAGAAGGGCCTCTTGGAGAAGGAGTTCGCCAAGGACGGCATCAACATCGTCTGGGTGCAGTCGGCCGGCTCGAACAAGGCGCTCGAATTCCTTAACGCCGGTTCGATCGATCTCGGCTCGACCGCGGGCTCGGCCGCGCTGGTCGCGAAGATCAACGGCAACCCGATCAAGTCGATCTATGTCTATTCGCGTCCCGAATGGACCGCGCTGGTCACGACCAGGGACTCCAGGATCGCGTCCGTCGCCGACCTCAAGGGCAAGCGCGTCGCGGTGACGCGTGGCACCGACCCGCACATCTTCCTGGTTCGCGCGCTGCTCGGCGCCGGCCTCACCGAAAAGGACATCACGCCGGTGCTGTTGCAGCACGCCGACGGCAAGACCGCGCTGATCCGCGGCGACGTCGACGCCTGGGCCGGCCTCGATCCGATGATGGCGCAGGCCGAGGTCGAGGACGGCGCAAAGCTGTTCTACCGCAAGGCGGAAGCCAACACCTGGGGCATCCTCAATGTGCGCGAGGAGTTCCTGAAAGCGCATCCGGACATCGTCCGCCGCGTGCTCGCGACTTACGAGGAAGCGCGGAAATATTCGCTGGCCAATTATGACGAGCTGAAGAAGACCTTCATCGCGGTCACCAAGCTGCCGGATGCCGTGGTCGACAAGCAGCTCAAGGAGCGCACCGAGCTGACCCACAGCCGGATCGGTAGCGCCCAGCGCGAATCGATCCTCGCCGCCGGCCTCGCGCTGCAGCAGGCCGGCGTGATCGACGCCAAGACCGATGTGAAGGCCGCGCTGGATTCCTTGATCGACGATCAGGTCCCGCTGCCGACGAATTGACTCGCTTATTCACCCTCCCCTGGAGGGGGAGGGTCGGTTCACAGCG from Bradyrhizobium elkanii USDA 76 harbors:
- a CDS encoding [protein-PII] uridylyltransferase is translated as MDSVVAEARPEADDRFETVRITAAVNALAEQHAGREDQFRAAMAQLLKAELIAARATAQALLLKDRHGRRCAERLCFVQDEIIRILYAAATRHLYHSPIPSGAERMAVVATGGYGRGLMAPESDIDLLFILPYKQTAWGEQVAEAILYCLWDMGLKVGHATRSVDESIRQARGDMTIRTAILETRFLTGDQPLYDELVERFDKEVVQGTASEFVTAKLAEREERHRRAGQSRYLVEPNVKDGKGGLRDLHTLFWIAKYVYRVRETDELLERGVFDAQEYRTFRRCADFLWSVRCNLHFFAGRAEERLSFDMQREIAVRLGYTSHPGMQDVERFMKHYFLIAKDVGDLTAILCAKLEEEHNKPAPVLSRMVARLRPGTKRRRVNGSDDFIVDNNRINLAAPDVFKHDPVNLIRIFRLAQQNNLAFHPDAMRTVTRSLKLINTQLRENDEANRLFMEILTSDNAEIVLRRMNETGVLGHFIRAFGKIVSMMQFNMYHHYTVDEHLLRCIGYLQDIERGGNEEFTVASDLFRKIRPEHRPVIYIATLLHDIAKGRPEDHSIAGAKVARRLCPRLGFSAADTELVAWLIEEHLTMSTVAQSRDLSDRKTIENFAAVVQSVEQMKLLTILTTADIRGVGPGVWNGWKAQLLRTLYYETEPVLTGGFSEVNRAQRIAVAQAEFRRAFTEWPEAELNAYIGRHYPAYWLKVELPRKIRQARFIRASEQAGHKLAINVGFDEVRAVTELTILATDHPWLLSIIAGACASAGANIVDAQIYTTTDGRALDTISISREYDRDEDEGRRATRIGEMIEHVLEGKLRLPEAVAKRTVRSKARPFIVEPEVTINNQWSDRYTVIEVSGLDRPGLLYQLTTAISKLNLNIASAHVATFGERARDVFYVTDLLGAQITAPTRQAAIKSALLHLLASEDQAAKPAA
- a CDS encoding aliphatic sulfonate ABC transporter substrate-binding protein, which translates into the protein MQKFSRRTFAALLAVSTLLPGAARAADALKEIRIDWATYNPVSMVLKQKGLLEKEFAKDGINIVWVQSAGSNKALEFLNAGSIDLGSTAGSAALVAKINGNPIKSIYVYSRPEWTALVTTRDSRIASVADLKGKRVAVTRGTDPHIFLVRALLGAGLTEKDITPVLLQHADGKTALIRGDVDAWAGLDPMMAQAEVEDGAKLFYRKAEANTWGILNVREEFLKAHPDIVRRVLATYEEARKYSLANYDELKKTFIAVTKLPDAVVDKQLKERTELTHSRIGSAQRESILAAGLALQQAGVIDAKTDVKAALDSLIDDQVPLPTN